One Methanothermobacter tenebrarum DNA segment encodes these proteins:
- the aroC gene encoding chorismate synthase — protein MGGNRLGKIFQVTTFGSSHGRAIGAVVDGCPAGLPLDAQDIQIELNKRRPGTSEITTPRKEEDKVEILSGIFQGKTDGTPIAAIVYNKDVDSSAYEAIKYKPRPGHGDYGWISRYGHYDYRGGGRGSGRVTIGHVIGGAIAKKLLENFNIRIIGHVTQIGHIKAKRVDFNRIEEYTLENPVRCADKKAAEEMEKLILDTKKRGDSIGGIVEVITLGAPAGLGEPVFSKLDADIAHALMGIGAVKGVEIGLGFKVAEHKASEINDEYCIKEGRIRTLTNNSGGIIGGISNGMPIVARIAVKPTPSISLPQRTVDLKSMKETTIRIKGRHDPCICPRIVPVAEATVAIIIADHMIRAGFIHPCNIEIES, from the coding sequence ATGGGAGGTAACAGGTTAGGTAAAATCTTCCAGGTTACAACATTCGGATCCAGCCATGGCCGGGCAATCGGGGCAGTAGTCGACGGATGCCCCGCAGGCTTACCACTAGACGCCCAAGACATACAAATAGAACTTAACAAGCGCCGTCCAGGTACAAGTGAAATAACAACCCCACGAAAAGAGGAGGACAAAGTAGAAATATTATCCGGGATATTCCAAGGCAAAACTGATGGCACCCCAATAGCAGCCATAGTATATAACAAGGACGTGGACTCATCAGCTTACGAAGCCATTAAATACAAACCAAGACCAGGACACGGAGACTACGGATGGATAAGCCGCTACGGACATTATGATTATCGTGGAGGCGGGCGGGGCAGTGGAAGAGTCACAATAGGCCACGTCATAGGAGGGGCCATAGCAAAAAAACTCCTAGAAAACTTCAATATTAGGATAATAGGCCATGTGACACAGATAGGCCATATCAAGGCAAAGAGGGTGGACTTTAACAGGATAGAAGAATATACTCTGGAGAATCCTGTGAGGTGTGCTGATAAAAAGGCTGCAGAAGAGATGGAAAAGCTCATATTAGATACTAAAAAGAGAGGAGATTCTATTGGTGGCATAGTCGAAGTCATAACATTAGGGGCGCCGGCAGGCCTTGGGGAACCAGTTTTTTCGAAGTTAGACGCTGATATCGCCCATGCACTGATGGGTATAGGTGCTGTGAAAGGTGTTGAGATAGGCTTGGGGTTTAAAGTCGCCGAGCATAAAGCAAGCGAGATAAACGATGAATATTGCATTAAAGAGGGTAGAATACGAACATTAACTAACAATTCAGGTGGTATAATAGGTGGAATATCTAATGGGATGCCAATAGTTGCCAGGATAGCTGTCAAGCCAACACCATCAATTTCTTTGCCACAAAGGACAGTAGACCTTAAATCTATGAAAGAAACCACCATAAGAATAAAAGGACGGCACGATCCTTGTATATGTCCAAGGATAGTGCCAGTAGCCGAGGCAACTGTCGCGATAATAATAGCAGACCATATGATAAGGGCAGGTTTCATACACCCATGTAACATTGAAATAGAAAGTTGA
- a CDS encoding glycosyltransferase has product MKVGIILPALDDSGMAKAASQLSFILDNLSCEVHMITVYEHRPFHEYAGSFHVLDVPPAMENQNPLKRIILFLKRIIALWNIKRDLNLNIVISFSEALNVQNILTKNEEKTILTHHTILSKNERLEDIYGKILKHLIRLSYNRASYIVSVSEKAAQDLITNFNVKPSRIHIIPNLVQTETIKKLSEKDLGKYTPIFENPVIITAGRLTHAKGQWYLLRIFKKLKEKFPKLKLVILGEGELKEHLIKSSQKIGLKTYTKGELTDSDVYFLGFQKNPYKFFKHSKLFVLPSLREALPLVILEVMALGIPVVASDCGGTREILAPSTDPNYETKDVEFAEYGILLPVFDENVGKANELTIVEEKWFKLMEKLLDDDYKLEYYSRKSRERINEYSKDKIQKMWLKLIKS; this is encoded by the coding sequence ATGAAGGTTGGTATCATATTACCTGCACTAGATGATAGTGGGATGGCGAAGGCCGCCTCCCAATTATCATTCATCCTTGACAATCTATCCTGTGAGGTTCATATGATCACCGTATATGAGCATAGGCCATTCCATGAGTATGCTGGCAGTTTCCACGTACTTGATGTACCCCCTGCGATGGAAAATCAAAACCCTCTTAAACGTATAATATTATTTCTAAAGCGTATAATCGCCCTATGGAATATTAAAAGAGATCTTAACCTTAATATTGTTATTTCATTCTCTGAGGCACTTAATGTCCAAAATATCCTAACAAAAAATGAGGAGAAGACAATTCTAACCCATCATACCATCCTTTCAAAAAATGAGAGACTCGAGGACATCTATGGTAAAATCCTTAAACACCTAATAAGATTATCATATAATAGAGCATCATATATAGTTTCCGTTTCGGAAAAAGCCGCCCAGGACCTTATCACAAATTTCAATGTTAAACCTTCAAGGATACATATAATACCAAATCTTGTCCAGACAGAAACGATAAAAAAATTAAGTGAAAAGGATCTTGGAAAATACACTCCAATATTCGAAAACCCTGTGATAATAACCGCGGGTAGACTCACCCACGCAAAAGGACAATGGTACCTACTCAGGATATTTAAAAAATTAAAGGAAAAATTCCCAAAACTTAAACTTGTCATACTCGGCGAAGGCGAACTTAAAGAACATCTCATAAAATCATCCCAAAAAATAGGCCTTAAAACATATACTAAAGGTGAACTAACGGATTCAGATGTTTACTTTCTAGGATTCCAGAAAAATCCATACAAGTTTTTCAAACATTCTAAACTTTTTGTCCTCCCTTCTTTAAGGGAGGCTCTACCACTTGTAATATTAGAAGTCATGGCCTTGGGAATACCCGTGGTTGCATCAGACTGTGGTGGTACTAGGGAGATATTGGCCCCTTCAACTGATCCCAATTATGAGACCAAGGATGTGGAATTCGCAGAATATGGGATCCTATTACCAGTTTTCGATGAAAATGTGGGAAAGGCCAACGAATTGACGATCGTGGAAGAAAAATGGTTTAAACTGATGGAAAAACTCCTAGATGATGATTATAAATTAGAATATTATTCTAGAAAGTCGCGGGAAAGAATTAACGAGTACAGTAAAGATAAGATCCAGAAAATGTGGTTGAAGCTCATCAAATCCTAA
- a CDS encoding CDP-glycerol glycerophosphotransferase family protein, translating to MDFKRILRMINKIISKRRDLVIFNSAPDFTGNSMALFEYMNSLEEDFELVWIVNNPMDDLDIGQYEFNTLKAL from the coding sequence TTGGATTTTAAAAGGATATTGAGGATGATAAACAAGATAATCTCCAAAAGAAGAGATCTTGTAATTTTTAACAGCGCCCCGGACTTCACAGGTAACAGCATGGCCCTTTTTGAATACATGAATTCCTTGGAAGAGGATTTTGAGCTTGTATGGATTGTTAACAATCCAATGGATGATTTAGATATTGGACAATATGAATTTAACACCCTAAAGGCCCTTTAG
- a CDS encoding glycosyltransferase: protein MSKRVLMIIPFQASTRGGVLRAVKSQEKVYKKLGFHTDIAYVNDLKDFDLDSYDFIQVHGPLKIKSLLKVMRADAKAILTIHGWVVDENLTALKEDPIGNFHHLFRLFNWILHRLIFIPVVYKGRVTAVSRIKLERNGLKGVVIPNAFIPEDVDKKVAECKSLSFDRFTLVAYVSVGGSRVEGIRRLSRIISEVDKRTDKNVQLLLFGSPVKVDNPHIKVMGYRDDFLCYLKSADMIILGYDVIELSSYALMEAGYLSVPIAKFKGEFEELKDGIHGIIAENEEYMIKKLVEASEDTCLLREWGENLKEHILKTRDLTVIAEKWRKFLESI, encoded by the coding sequence ATGAGTAAGCGTGTTTTGATGATAATACCATTCCAAGCTTCAACTAGAGGCGGTGTGTTAAGGGCCGTTAAATCCCAAGAGAAGGTGTACAAGAAACTAGGATTCCATACTGACATAGCATATGTAAATGACCTTAAGGACTTTGACCTAGACTCCTATGATTTTATACAAGTCCATGGACCCTTAAAAATTAAAAGCTTATTAAAAGTCATGAGAGCTGATGCCAAGGCTATACTCACAATCCATGGCTGGGTTGTTGACGAAAATTTAACTGCACTCAAAGAAGATCCGATAGGGAATTTTCATCATCTTTTCAGATTATTTAATTGGATCCTTCATCGCCTAATATTCATACCCGTTGTCTATAAGGGTCGTGTTACTGCAGTTTCCAGGATAAAGTTGGAAAGGAATGGTCTTAAGGGTGTTGTCATCCCAAATGCTTTCATACCAGAGGATGTGGATAAGAAAGTGGCTGAATGTAAAAGCCTATCATTTGACCGTTTCACTCTCGTAGCATATGTTAGTGTTGGAGGTTCGAGGGTTGAAGGGATTAGAAGGCTTTCAAGGATAATAAGTGAAGTGGATAAAAGGACTGATAAGAATGTTCAACTTTTACTCTTCGGATCTCCTGTCAAAGTGGATAACCCTCACATTAAAGTAATGGGTTACCGTGACGACTTCCTATGCTATCTAAAATCTGCGGATATGATTATTCTCGGCTATGATGTCATAGAACTTAGCAGTTACGCTCTAATGGAGGCAGGATATTTATCTGTTCCCATAGCTAAATTCAAGGGAGAATTTGAGGAACTAAAAGATGGAATTCATGGTATAATAGCAGAAAACGAAGAATACATGATAAAAAAGCTCGTGGAAGCCTCTGAAGATACATGCTTACTCCGCGAGTGGGGTGAAAACCTCAAAGAACATATTCTAAAGACCAGAGACCTCACCGTGATTGCGGAAAAATGGCGAAAGTTCCTTGAATCAATCTAG
- a CDS encoding CDP-glycerol glycerophosphotransferase family protein, with product MEGNTFIDFLLNSWTGNVVISIFKFINGLIPKKDDQILFESVPDFSDNPLQLYNYIRSSNTSYKPLWVVDEIREDFKVPQYKRNTLGELWQFLRSKYIVTSHGYHLFLKGKNQVYVNLWHGMPLKTMGYAENNPQILPPKSDDDNYYLIATSTIMRNALAACFNQDPRRIFITGQPRNDKIFKDCPEDLIPGFNEYTIILYAPTYRENGSDFLFPDFDKDRFQKFLKEHKILFFVKLHPLERAYNMEFFKEMENVIILEDRMLRERQLDLYDFLPCADILVTDYSSIYFDFLLLDKPIVFAVPDLEEYKKQRGFILEPYDFWTPGPKVKVFEEFLEEIGKFIKNPNYYSQERKTINDLVNYYKDDKSSKRVYELVWGSL from the coding sequence TTGGAGGGAAACACATTCATAGATTTTCTTTTAAATTCATGGACTGGCAATGTGGTCATTTCAATTTTCAAGTTTATAAATGGGCTTATACCTAAAAAGGATGATCAAATACTCTTTGAGAGCGTCCCAGATTTCTCAGATAATCCACTCCAACTCTACAATTATATCAGATCATCAAATACAAGTTACAAGCCCTTGTGGGTTGTCGATGAAATAAGAGAAGATTTTAAAGTTCCCCAGTATAAAAGGAACACACTCGGAGAATTGTGGCAGTTTCTCAGATCAAAATATATTGTAACCTCACATGGTTACCATCTATTCCTTAAAGGAAAAAACCAAGTTTATGTCAACTTATGGCATGGCATGCCCCTCAAGACAATGGGATACGCAGAAAATAACCCTCAGATACTACCACCCAAATCTGATGATGATAATTATTATCTTATCGCGACCTCCACCATTATGAGGAACGCTCTCGCCGCCTGCTTCAACCAAGATCCACGACGCATATTCATAACAGGCCAGCCAAGAAACGACAAAATATTCAAAGACTGCCCAGAAGACCTGATCCCAGGATTCAATGAATATACCATAATATTATATGCTCCAACATACCGGGAAAATGGATCCGATTTCCTTTTCCCAGACTTTGATAAAGACAGATTCCAGAAATTCCTCAAGGAGCATAAGATATTATTCTTCGTAAAACTCCACCCCCTCGAAAGAGCCTATAATATGGAATTTTTCAAGGAAATGGAGAATGTTATCATCTTGGAGGATCGGATGCTTCGAGAGCGTCAACTAGATCTATATGATTTTCTCCCTTGTGCTGATATCCTCGTAACAGATTACTCATCAATATACTTTGATTTCCTTTTACTTGACAAGCCTATAGTTTTTGCAGTCCCAGACCTTGAAGAATATAAAAAACAGAGAGGTTTCATCCTAGAACCTTACGATTTCTGGACACCTGGACCCAAGGTTAAAGTGTTCGAGGAATTTTTGGAAGAAATCGGGAAATTTATTAAGAATCCAAATTATTATTCGCAGGAGAGAAAAACTATAAACGATCTTGTAAATTATTACAAGGATGATAAGTCATCAAAGAGAGTATATGAGCTTGTCTGGGGTTCCTTATGA
- a CDS encoding endonuclease III domain-containing protein, whose product MIKMIYEKLFSAYGEQGWWPLLDEKFKLSYHPGDYSPPNSRREIFEVWVGSILAQNTTWKVASRALINLAKAGALNPYSIIEMDHSKLSELIKPAVFLNQKAQYLKEISKFFISLKGVPRRDELLSIKGVGDETADTILLYAYKVPEFIVDSYTRRILKKFKLIKGDENYMEIKKLFEDSLPSDYKIFQEYHALLVEHGKRYYRSKSPRDPLLSDFHGDIH is encoded by the coding sequence ATGATAAAAATGATCTATGAGAAACTATTCTCGGCTTATGGAGAGCAAGGCTGGTGGCCCCTACTCGATGAGAAATTTAAGCTATCATATCATCCAGGTGATTATTCACCACCCAATAGTAGACGGGAGATATTCGAGGTTTGGGTGGGTTCTATCCTTGCACAGAATACAACATGGAAGGTGGCATCAAGGGCCCTTATAAACCTTGCGAAGGCAGGAGCCCTCAACCCTTATAGTATCATTGAAATGGACCATTCGAAACTTAGTGAACTGATAAAACCCGCAGTTTTCTTGAACCAGAAAGCGCAGTATTTAAAGGAGATTTCGAAATTTTTCATATCCCTCAAGGGCGTTCCTAGAAGGGATGAGCTGCTCTCAATCAAGGGTGTGGGTGATGAGACAGCAGACACGATATTATTATATGCATATAAAGTCCCAGAATTTATTGTTGATTCCTATACCCGTAGAATCCTTAAAAAATTTAAACTAATAAAAGGTGATGAGAACTATATGGAGATAAAGAAATTATTCGAAGACAGCCTACCATCAGATTATAAGATATTCCAAGAATATCATGCCCTCCTAGTAGAACATGGGAAAAGATATTATCGGAGTAAATCTCCCAGAGATCCTCTACTAAGTGATTTTCATGGTGACATTCACTGA
- a CDS encoding CDP-glycerol glycerophosphotransferase family protein produces the protein MINRIIPKRDDLIIFTSIPDFSDNSLALFEFMKSLDENLELVWIVNKPRDNIRAYTRYDVKGILKILRARCIISTHGNLRRVRVPSQIFVNLWHGMPFKAIGYTGNKNIIPFNFDDENYYLIATSTVMRNALAACFNQDPRRIYVTGQPRNDKLFEGCDKKIFKILDIDPGAYEKIVLFAPTFRKTDVIDDGKVISYKFNLPDFNRTKFRDFLKKHKILFLVKFHPLEEKLASEYFKEMDNVMLIKNKVLQENLMDTYNILPCADILVTDYSSIFFDFLLLDRPIIFVVSDLDEYRAKRGFVLEPFEFWTPGPKVKNFQEFFRELEKSIDNPDYYKKERKIINDLINYYKDEKSSQRIYRLFRARIGE, from the coding sequence ATGATAAATAGGATAATACCCAAAAGAGATGATCTTATAATCTTCACTAGTATCCCTGATTTCTCAGATAATAGTTTGGCCTTGTTCGAATTTATGAAATCCCTAGATGAAAACTTGGAACTCGTATGGATCGTTAATAAACCAAGGGATAATATTAGAGCGTATACGCGTTATGATGTTAAAGGTATTTTAAAGATTTTAAGGGCTAGATGTATCATATCAACCCATGGCAATTTGAGACGTGTACGTGTCCCCTCCCAAATTTTTGTCAACCTATGGCATGGAATGCCATTTAAAGCCATTGGCTATACTGGAAATAAGAATATCATCCCATTCAATTTTGATGATGAAAACTATTATCTTATTGCAACTTCGACTGTTATGAGGAATGCTCTGGCTGCTTGTTTTAACCAGGATCCGCGGCGGATATATGTTACTGGGCAGCCTAGGAATGATAAACTTTTCGAAGGTTGTGATAAAAAGATTTTCAAAATATTAGATATTGACCCCGGGGCCTATGAAAAAATTGTTTTATTTGCACCCACATTTCGGAAAACTGATGTTATTGATGATGGCAAGGTCATATCATATAAATTCAATCTTCCAGATTTTAACAGGACTAAATTCAGAGATTTCCTCAAAAAACATAAAATTTTATTCCTTGTGAAGTTCCATCCATTAGAGGAAAAGCTTGCATCAGAATATTTCAAGGAAATGGACAATGTCATGCTTATAAAAAACAAAGTTTTACAAGAAAATCTTATGGACACATATAACATCCTCCCTTGCGCTGACATTCTTGTAACTGATTATTCTTCAATTTTTTTCGATTTTTTATTGTTGGATAGGCCTATTATTTTTGTGGTTTCTGATCTTGATGAATACCGGGCTAAAAGGGGTTTTGTACTTGAGCCCTTTGAGTTTTGGACACCAGGACCCAAGGTTAAAAATTTCCAAGAATTCTTCAGAGAACTTGAAAAATCTATTGACAACCCAGACTATTACAAAAAAGAAAGGAAAATTATAAACGACCTGATAAATTATTATAAGGATGAGAAATCATCACAGAGAATATACAGGTTATTTCGGGCTCGGATAGGGGAGTGA
- a CDS encoding TIGR00266 family protein yields MKYDIIHRPSFSLVEVELDAGERIKAEPGAMVSMSDNIQVETETGGVFKALSRVVGGESLFMNTFYADGSPGTIELAPPYTGDIEAFELEGTLYAQSGAFLASAADIEIETKFGGFKTFFAREGLFLLRLTGYGPLFLSSFGGIYKRKVENGKFIIDTGHIVAFTEGLDFNVRKIGGLKSTIFGGEGLVAEFRGNGTVYIQTRSVDSFINWLRPYLPKGND; encoded by the coding sequence ATGAAATATGATATAATACACAGGCCAAGTTTTAGTTTAGTTGAGGTTGAATTGGATGCTGGTGAGCGTATAAAGGCGGAACCTGGGGCTATGGTCTCTATGAGTGATAATATTCAAGTGGAGACAGAAACTGGGGGTGTTTTCAAGGCTCTTAGTAGGGTTGTGGGTGGTGAAAGCTTGTTCATGAATACATTTTATGCTGATGGTAGCCCAGGGACCATTGAACTTGCACCGCCATACACCGGTGACATTGAAGCCTTTGAACTTGAGGGTACACTATATGCCCAGAGCGGGGCTTTCTTGGCATCAGCAGCTGATATTGAAATCGAAACAAAATTCGGAGGATTTAAGACATTCTTTGCAAGGGAGGGATTATTCCTCCTAAGATTGACGGGTTACGGTCCCCTTTTCTTGTCAAGTTTTGGTGGTATATATAAAAGGAAGGTGGAAAACGGGAAATTCATCATAGACACAGGACATATTGTAGCATTCACAGAGGGCCTAGACTTCAATGTTAGGAAAATAGGCGGACTCAAAAGCACCATATTTGGTGGTGAAGGACTAGTAGCCGAATTCAGAGGTAATGGGACAGTGTATATACAGACAAGGAGTGTTGACAGTTTTATTAACTGGCTAAGGCCCTATTTGCCAAAAGGAAACGATTAA